CGCGGGCACATCATAACGGGAGAGACGATGAGCCAGACAGAGACCGCGACCACGCCGTCGAACGACGCCACGCAGGGCGGTCGCAACGCGCTCGAGGTCCGCGATGGACGGACCGGCAAGAGCTACGACATCCAGATCCTCGAGCCGGGCACCGAGGGCGACACGGCGGTGCGCGGCGCCGACCTCCGGCAGATGAAGGTGAACCCCGGCGACTTCGGTCTGCTGAGCTACGACCCCGCGTTCATGAACACGGCGTCGTGCAAGAGCGCCATCACGTACATCGACGGCGACAACGGGATCCTGCGCTATCGCGGCTATCCGATCGAGCAGCTCGCCGAGGGCGCGACGTTCCTCGAGGTCGCGTACCTGCTGCGCAACGGCGAGCTGCCGTCGCAGGGCGAGTACGAGCAGTGGGTGCACGACATCACGTACCACACGTACGTGCACGAGAACATCAAGCGGTTCCTCGAAGGGTTCCGCTACGACGCGCACCCGATGTCGATGCTGTGCAGCGCGGTCGCGGCGATGTCGTCGTTCTACCCGAAGGCGAAGAACATCTTCGATCCCGCGGAGCGCAGCATCTCGATCATCCGCCTGCTGGCGAAGATGCCGACGCTCGCCGCGATGATCTACCGCCACGTGAAGGGGCTGCCGTTCGTCTACCCCGACAACGACCTGAATTACGTCGAGAACTTCCTCTCGATGGTCGCGCGCATGTCGGAGCCGAAGTACGAGGCGAACCCGGTGTTCACGAAGGCGCTCGACGTGCTGTTCATCCTGCATGCGGACCACGAGCAGAACTGCTCGACGAGCGCGGTGCGCGCGGTGGGCTCGTCGCACGTCGATCCGTTCTCGGCGGTCGCGGCGGGGATCGCGGCGCTCTACGGGCCGCTGCACGGCGGCGCGAACGAGCAGGTGCTCCGCATGATCGAGGAGATCGAGCACCCGAAGAACGTCCCCGCGTTCATCGACGAGGTGAAGAGCGGGAAGGGCGGGCGCCTGATGGGCTTCGGGCACCGCGTCTACAAGAGCTACGATCCGCGCGCGCGCATCGTGAAGAAGCTCGCCGACGAGGTGTTCCAGCAGGTCGGCATGGACAAGGACCTCGAGATCGCGCTGAAGCTCGAGGAAGCCGCGCTGAGCGACGACTACTTCGTGTCGCGCAAGCTGTACCCGAACGTCGATTTCTACACGGGGCTGATCTACCGCTCCATGGCGTTCCCGACGGACTTCTTCACGGTGCTGTTCGCCGTGGCGCGGACCGCGGGCTGGCTCGCCCAGTGGGAGGAGATGCTGCTCGACAAGGAGCAGAAGATCGCGCGCCCGCGGCAGATCTACATCGGGCCGGCCGAGCGGCAGTACCAGAGCACGCTCGCCGACAAGGCGCCGCGTACCCGGAAGGACTCGATCCGCCGGTAAGCCGCGCCTGTGCGGCAGGTCACGGACGGCGCAGGGCGGGTCCTCGTGGAGGCTCGCCCTGCGCCGTCCGGTACTTCCGGCCCGCGCGACCGAGCTACATGATGTGCGCGGACCCCTCACTCCGCTTACATGTCGCTCGGCAGCCGCGGGTGGAGCATCACCTCCGCCATGCAACGTCGTCTGGTGCCGGACCTGCGCTACTCCCAGACGCACTTCGAGGAGTTCCTCACGGGCCAAGCGCTCCGCGCCTCGGCGTGGCTGGACCTCGGCTGCGGACACCAACTGCTTCCGGAGTGGCGTGCGGAGGCGGAGCGGATGCTGCTGAAGCGGGTCCCGCTCGTCGTCGGCGTGGACTACGACTTGGAGTCGCTCCTGAAGCACCGCACAATCCACGAGCTGGCGCGGGCCGACGCGCGCCAGCTTCCGTTCGCCGACGACACGTTCGACCTCGTCACCGCGAACATGGTCGTCGAGCATCTCGACGACCCGGCCGCGCAGTTCGCCGAGGTGCGTCGCGTGCTGCGGCCCGGCGGGGCGTTCCTGTTCCACACGCCTAACGCTCGGTCGTACTTCGTCGCCACCGCTCGTCTCCTGCCCGACGGGTTGAAGCGGCGGGTCGCCAAGTTCCTCGACGGGCGCGACGAGTCGGACGTCTTCCCGACGCTCTACCGGGCGAACCGCCCGGAGGACGTCGCTGAGGTGGCAGCGAGCGCCGGCCTCGAAGTCGCGGACGTCACGCTCGTCTCGTCGGCGCCGGTGTTGGGCGCCATCCCGCCGGTCGCGGCGGTGGAGCTGGTCGTGCTCCGAGCGCTGCAACGCCCGTCGCTCGCGCGCTACCGCTCCAACATGATCTGCACCCTCCGGAAGCCCGCGGCCGTGTCGGCGCCGCGCCGCGTTCCGGTCGCCGCCGCGAGCTGACGGCGCGTCACTCGTCGGGCATGCCGTCCGTGCCCGGCACGCGCTTCACCACGCGCGCCGGGTTGCCGACGATGATGGAGTGGGCCGGGTACGTCCCCGCGCACACGGCGCCGTACCCCACGACGCAGTTCCGGCCGATGCGCGTGCCGGGCAGGATGCCGACCGAGCCTGCGATCCACACGTTGTCGCCGATCGTCACGGGGCGCACGCGCACGGGCGCGGTCGGCGAGTGTCGGTCGACGTGGGTGCTGTGCTGGTCGGTGTCGGCGATGGACGCGTCGCTGATGATCGCGCGCTCGCCGATGACGATCGACTGCTGGCACCCGAAGCGCGTGCCGTTCAGATAGCTCCGGCTGCCGACCTCGATGACCGCGTCGGGCGCGTGCGTCCACGGCGTGACGACGCGATCGACGACGACGTCGTCGCCGAACACGACGCGACCCGGGCCACGAAACACGATCCGTCCGACGACGCGGAAGTTGCGTCCGACGGTGAAGTCGATGCCGCGCACGCGGCACCACACGCGGACCCAGTGGCCGCGCAGGAGCGACGTGGCCCAGAGCCACGCCGCGCCGGGCTCGCGGACCGCGCGCCGCACCTTCTGGCCGAGCGACATGACGCGAAGCTAGCTGCTGCGGTGTCGGGCGGGGAGCGGCACCTCGGCCGCGAACGTCGCGCAGTGCGCGCGCACCGGACAGCGCGTGCAGTGTCGCGCGCGCGCGGTGCACACCAGCGCGCCGAGCTCCATGAGCGCCTGATTGTGCGTCCATGCCGCGCGGCCGGACCGCGGCAGGATCGACTCGGCGATCGCCCACAGCGCGCGCTGCCCGGCGCCGGTCTTCGGATCGAGCGCAGGCGCGAACGCGCGGCGCAGCACGCGCGCGACGTTCGTGTCGACGAGCGCCGCGCGACGCTCGAACGCGAACGACGCCACCGCGCCCGCGGTGTACGGCCCGATGCCGGGGAGCGCGCGCAGCGCCGCCGGCTCGGCGGGCAGCGCGCCGCCGGCAGCGGCCACCTCGCGCGCGAGCGCGTGCAGGTTACGAGCACGCGCATAGTAGCCGAGCCCCGCCCACGCCTCCGTCACCGCGCTCGGGGGCGCCTCGGCGACGTGCCTCAGCGTCGGGAATCGCGTCACGAACGCGTGGTAGTAGTCCACCACGCGCGCGACCTGCGTCTGCTGCAGCATCAGCTCCGAGACGAGGACGCGATACGGGTCGCGCGTGAGGCGCCATGGCAGGTCGCGCCCGTGTCGACGGAACCACGCACGCAGTCGGCGCCCGAAGTCGCGCGCCGTCGCCGCGTCGACCGTCGCGGTGGGTCGCCCGCGACCGCGCCGCGAGGCGCCGTCGTCAGCGGTCGGCGAGGACACGTCGCCGGAACGCGAGCCAGCGCTCGCCGCCGATGGCCTTCACCGCCTTCTTCGCCTTCCACAGTGCGGCCTGGCGCGCTTGTGGAAGCCAGCTGTCGCGCGCCAGCGCCTGCGGCACGTCGGCGTCGTCGTCGCGCATGATCGCGTAGCGGCCGAGGATCGTGCAGCGGCCACGTCGCGCGACGGCGGCCGTCGGCTCGGACGTGAAGAGGACCTCGATGCCGGCGTCGGCCGCCGCGTCGGCGACGCGGTCGGAGTAGAAGCCGGCCGGCACGGAGCCCGTGCGGATCCGGTCGCCGACGAGATCCGCGAGCCGCCTAACGCTGTCGAGCCACTCGGCCCGGATCTGCGGCTCGGGAAGGTGCGAGATGCGCGGCGGATGCGTGCGGGTATGGCTGCCGATCGCGTGGCCGCGCGCGGCCAGCTCACGGACGTCCGCCTCGGTCACGAAGCCCGGCTGGCCGATGCGGTCGGTGGTGACGAAGAAGTGACCGCGCCAACCGTGCGCCTCCAGCGCCGGCGCGGCGTGACGCAGCGCGCCGACGCCGCCGTCGTCGAACGTGAGCACCACGCAGGGCGTGCCGTCGGCCGGGCGCGCCAGCACATCGGTGACGAGGCCCGGGAACGGGGCCGTCGCGCTCAGCGCCGCCATGTGTCGGTCGAAGCGCTCGCGCGTCAGCTTGTAGATGTGCGCGTCGCCGCCCGCGAACCCGCTCGACTCGAACCCCTCGGGGCCGACGACGTCGTGATACAT
This DNA window, taken from Gemmatirosa kalamazoonensis, encodes the following:
- a CDS encoding A/G-specific adenine glycosylase, with protein sequence MSSPTADDGASRRGRGRPTATVDAATARDFGRRLRAWFRRHGRDLPWRLTRDPYRVLVSELMLQQTQVARVVDYYHAFVTRFPTLRHVAEAPPSAVTEAWAGLGYYARARNLHALAREVAAAGGALPAEPAALRALPGIGPYTAGAVASFAFERRAALVDTNVARVLRRAFAPALDPKTGAGQRALWAIAESILPRSGRAAWTHNQALMELGALVCTARARHCTRCPVRAHCATFAAEVPLPARHRSS
- a CDS encoding polysaccharide deacetylase family protein, translating into MKLISLMYHDVVGPEGFESSGFAGGDAHIYKLTRERFDRHMAALSATAPFPGLVTDVLARPADGTPCVVLTFDDGGVGALRHAAPALEAHGWRGHFFVTTDRIGQPGFVTEADVRELAARGHAIGSHTRTHPPRISHLPEPQIRAEWLDSVRRLADLVGDRIRTGSVPAGFYSDRVADAAADAGIEVLFTSEPTAAVARRGRCTILGRYAIMRDDDADVPQALARDSWLPQARQAALWKAKKAVKAIGGERWLAFRRRVLADR
- a CDS encoding citrate synthase is translated as MSQTETATTPSNDATQGGRNALEVRDGRTGKSYDIQILEPGTEGDTAVRGADLRQMKVNPGDFGLLSYDPAFMNTASCKSAITYIDGDNGILRYRGYPIEQLAEGATFLEVAYLLRNGELPSQGEYEQWVHDITYHTYVHENIKRFLEGFRYDAHPMSMLCSAVAAMSSFYPKAKNIFDPAERSISIIRLLAKMPTLAAMIYRHVKGLPFVYPDNDLNYVENFLSMVARMSEPKYEANPVFTKALDVLFILHADHEQNCSTSAVRAVGSSHVDPFSAVAAGIAALYGPLHGGANEQVLRMIEEIEHPKNVPAFIDEVKSGKGGRLMGFGHRVYKSYDPRARIVKKLADEVFQQVGMDKDLEIALKLEEAALSDDYFVSRKLYPNVDFYTGLIYRSMAFPTDFFTVLFAVARTAGWLAQWEEMLLDKEQKIARPRQIYIGPAERQYQSTLADKAPRTRKDSIRR
- a CDS encoding class I SAM-dependent methyltransferase, producing the protein MQRRLVPDLRYSQTHFEEFLTGQALRASAWLDLGCGHQLLPEWRAEAERMLLKRVPLVVGVDYDLESLLKHRTIHELARADARQLPFADDTFDLVTANMVVEHLDDPAAQFAEVRRVLRPGGAFLFHTPNARSYFVATARLLPDGLKRRVAKFLDGRDESDVFPTLYRANRPEDVAEVAASAGLEVADVTLVSSAPVLGAIPPVAAVELVVLRALQRPSLARYRSNMICTLRKPAAVSAPRRVPVAAAS
- a CDS encoding acyltransferase, whose protein sequence is MSLGQKVRRAVREPGAAWLWATSLLRGHWVRVWCRVRGIDFTVGRNFRVVGRIVFRGPGRVVFGDDVVVDRVVTPWTHAPDAVIEVGSRSYLNGTRFGCQQSIVIGERAIISDASIADTDQHSTHVDRHSPTAPVRVRPVTIGDNVWIAGSVGILPGTRIGRNCVVGYGAVCAGTYPAHSIIVGNPARVVKRVPGTDGMPDE